A stretch of the Acidobacteriota bacterium genome encodes the following:
- a CDS encoding SDR family NAD-dependent epimerase/dehydratase, whose translation IIRMSGSSSRLVYRPLPEDDPKVRRPDITRARTLLGWEPQVSLEDGLTRTIEYFRTKVLA comes from the coding sequence CCATCATCCGAATGTCGGGTTCCTCCAGCCGTCTCGTCTACCGTCCGCTGCCGGAGGACGATCCGAAGGTCCGCCGCCCCGACATCACCAGGGCACGGACGCTCCTCGGGTGGGAACCGCAGGTCTCACTCGAAGACGGCCTCACGAGGACCATCGAGTACTTCAGGACGAAGGTCCTCGCCTGA
- a CDS encoding CDP-alcohol phosphatidyltransferase family protein, translating to MLTPANQLTLLRMLLIPVFAILLVYGRIGGALVVFVIAAVTDLLDGYVARRTGPTTLGAWLDPAADKLLLLTMFIVLTLPLPHLTHRIPLWLTVLVFSRDVGIVLTVSIVNLALGPRTFYPSIWGKVATATFAVTGGVTLLANYLAVPSAVPGLFFTASAVITVISALHYLLTAQRPGSPPRR from the coding sequence GTGTTGACGCCCGCCAATCAGCTCACGCTTCTGCGGATGCTGCTGATTCCGGTGTTCGCGATCCTGCTCGTGTACGGGCGTATCGGCGGTGCGCTCGTGGTCTTCGTGATCGCGGCGGTGACCGATCTGCTCGACGGCTACGTCGCCAGGCGTACGGGGCCGACCACGCTCGGCGCCTGGCTGGACCCGGCTGCGGACAAACTGCTGCTGCTCACGATGTTCATCGTGCTGACGCTGCCGCTGCCGCACCTGACGCACCGCATCCCGCTGTGGCTCACGGTGCTGGTGTTCAGTCGCGACGTCGGCATCGTGCTGACGGTGTCGATCGTCAACCTCGCGCTCGGTCCGCGCACGTTCTATCCGTCGATCTGGGGGAAGGTGGCAACCGCCACATTCGCGGTGACAGGCGGCGTGACGCTGCTGGCCAACTATCTTGCGGTTCCGTCGGCAGTACCGGGCCTGTTCTTCACGGCGTCGGCGGTCATCACGGTGATCAGCGCGCTCCACTACCTGCTGACCGCGCAGCGGCCGGGCAGCCCGCCGCGCCGGTAG